In Chitinibacter sp. FCG-7, the genomic stretch TCGGGATTCAGATTGACTGTAGCGGCCTGCAATTAACGCGCAATTTCACCGCCTTTCTGAATATTGCACCGGCTGGCGAACCACCAGCGCCAACGCAACTCAAGCGCGCCGACAGCAGCACGGCTAATAGTTTGCCCAATCGCGACCCGCAGATTCTGATTGCCCGCAGCAATACCACGCTGGCCGAATTGACCAAGCGCTATTACCCGCGCGGCACGCCGCAATATCCGCGCTATCTGAACAAACTCATCAGCGTCAACCCCGGCTACGACGCCAATACGCCGATTGCTGCGGGCACCGAAATTGTTATTCCTGACCTGCTCAAGTCGGTGAAAAAACCTCGTCCGCCGGTAGCCAAAGCCGAATCGGGCCTGTTACGGCTGGACGGCGAAGCTCTGCCGCCAGCCAAACCCAAAGCCATTCCCGCCAGCAGTAGCGACTACACGCGCGAGCTGGAGCAAAAAGTCAAAGACCTGAATGAATTGCAGGCCAAAATGCAGCTGGAAATCGCCCAGCTGAATTTGCGGCTGGCGCAAATGAACAGCCTGATCGCCAGCGATGTCGCCGCCAGCATGGTGGCGCCTGCAGCACCCGCCATCGCCAGCTCCGCAAGCACAGCGAGCACCGCACAGCCTGCCAGCAAGCAAGTTCAAGCCCAGCCGGAAGCGGCCTCTACCCCGGTGCAAACCAGCGAGAACACCGACTGGATCTGGTGGCTGGCAGGCACAGCGGGGCTGGCTGCCATTGCAGCAGCGATTGCCCTGCTGGTGCGGCGCAAACGCAACGTGACCTGGCATGAAGACGATTTAAGTGTGCAGGACACCAGCCATTTTGGCCCCAACCCTGTTCCCCGCACGGCGATGGGCATGCTGAGCAAAAACACCATGATGTCGATGCTGCATCTGGGCGGCAGCAATCAGGGTATAGAAGTAGAAGAAGGCATCGGCAATGATATGGCCAGAGCGCAAATGCTGATTGCGCAAGGCGAGACGCTGGAAGCCATTGATGTGCTGTATCACTGCATCGACGAAGACCCGACGG encodes the following:
- a CDS encoding type IV pilus assembly protein FimV — protein: MTSITFPCRTRIASSLALIGFLLPMSSQALTLGELELQSYVGQPFRAAVPYKTHSGETLTADCLNITAASSTDLPGLGRASISLSSHNDRGGLIHIASQQMIGEPTIAFGIQIDCSGLQLTRNFTAFLNIAPAGEPPAPTQLKRADSSTANSLPNRDPQILIARSNTTLAELTKRYYPRGTPQYPRYLNKLISVNPGYDANTPIAAGTEIVIPDLLKSVKKPRPPVAKAESGLLRLDGEALPPAKPKAIPASSSDYTRELEQKVKDLNELQAKMQLEIAQLNLRLAQMNSLIASDVAASMVAPAAPAIASSASTASTAQPASKQVQAQPEAASTPVQTSENTDWIWWLAGTAGLAAIAAAIALLVRRKRNVTWHEDDLSVQDTSHFGPNPVPRTAMGMLSKNTMMSMLHLGGSNQGIEVEEGIGNDMARAQMLIAQGETLEAIDVLYHCIDEDPTDIENWLMLFRLFRQQGMKTEYAHLAQNLKMIEHDSADWELVRNIGAKLDPENPLYFREPPKTTFEHTASYAHAFGLDQPEAKPELKLDLEAPVSPELSMMASLSQASAIPPQYGSLLIKPEPEAPQDHTIELPSLDAEHSLPDLSALEIQEQDDELLSFQVEELDLAAISDTPDEHTFDFTLDPQDDTANDQKDAK